The Haloferax volcanii DS2 DNA segment ACCCACCCATGAGTCAATGCAACCACTGCGATGCGTTCGTGTCGAACAACTTCGTCCGCGTCTTCGGTGACGAGGACGGCAACGTCTACGCGTGTCCCAGTTGCTCGGCGAACGCGGGTATCTCACAGGTCAGCTCCGAGCGGCGGGCGTCGTCGCTCTGAGGACGCCGTTCGGTCGTCGACCCGACGGATTCGGACGAATTCACGGATTCGGACGCGCGGAACCGCACCCGCGGTATCACTCCCTCGCTTCCCCACAGCGCCCCGTGTCGTACCCCACCGTTCCACGCGCCCCGGACCCGTTCGACGTCGCCCCAACTCGGCCCGACGTGCCCCGATTCGGTCCCGGTCCATCGCCCCCGGCCGCGGACCGCTACCCCGGCCGTGAGCCGCGCTCCACCGATTCCAACGGCTGACGCCCACTCGTCGAATCACGCGGTGCGGCCGCGCTTCCCCGGACCCATTCCTTCTCACCGCGGTAGACTGACCGACGGACTTACCCGTTCCCGATTGGAACTGTCGCGTATCTACGGCGGTTCCACCCCGCCCGCCAACTTTCTCATTTTTGGAACGCATTCCACTTACGATACGCTTATGGGGCGCGCGTTCGAAGCCGGGAGTATGTCAGAATCGGCAGTCGCCGCGGCGGTCGGGTACGACGAGTTGGCCACGCTCAAGCTCGTCGCGCTCGACGGCGGGCGCTCCGGCCCGGTCAAGCTCTCCTGTTCCGGCGTCGCGAATCGACTCGACGTGTCGAACCAGACGGCCTCTCGCCGGCTTCAACGCCTCGAAGAGGCCGACTTCATCGACCGCGAGGTCGTCTCCGACGGCCAGTGGATAACCATCACCGACGCGGGCGAGTCCGCGCTCAGACAGGAGTACGCCGACTACCGACGCATCTTCGAGACGCCCTCCGTGGTCGTCCTCGAGGGCCAAGTCACCGGCGGAATGGGCGAGGGTCGCCACTACATCTCGCTTTCGGGCTACATGAAGCAGTTCAAAGACCGACTCGGCTACGAGCCGTTCCCCGGCACGCTGAACGTCCGCCTCGACGACGACGCGGTCCGCGCCCGCGCCGGGATGACCGCCCTCGACGCGGTTCCCATCGACGGCTGGGAGGACGACGAGCGCACCTTCGGCCCGGCGACGTGCTACGCCGCCTCCGTCACGGTCGGCGGCGACTCCTACGAGCCGGTCCACATCATCGTCCCCGAGCGGACCCACCACGACGAGTCGCAACTGGAGATAATCGCGCCCGACAAGCTCCGCGACGAACTCGACCTCGACGACGGCGACGCGGTCACGGTCCGCGTCGAGGAGGCGGAGTACGAATGAGCCGAACCGCCGAGTCGACCGGCGACTTCGACGCCGTCTCGCGCGTCCTCGACGCCTTCCGCGCCGGCGAGCCGGTGCTCGTCCACGACTTCGACGACCGCGAGGGCGAGACCGACCTCGTCTACCCCGCGGGCGCGGTCGGTTCCGCCGACGTGGCCCGGATGCGCAACGACGCCGGCGGTCTCGTCTGCGTCGCCCTTCCGAACGACGTGTCGGAGTCCCTCGGTCTCCCGTTCATGGACGACGTGCTCGACCATCCGGCCGCGTCGTCTCACGACCTCGCGTACGACTCGCGGTCGTCGTTTTCCTTCACGGTGAACCACCGCGACTCGTTTACAGGCATCACCGACCGCGACCGCGCGATGACCATCTCTCGGCTCGCGCCCGTCGCCGAGGCCGCCCGCGCCGGCGAGTACGACGCCGACGACTTCGGCGGCGAGTTCCGCGCGCCCGGCCACGTCCACCTGCTCCGCGGCGCG contains these protein-coding regions:
- a CDS encoding DUF120 domain-containing protein, producing the protein MGRAFEAGSMSESAVAAAVGYDELATLKLVALDGGRSGPVKLSCSGVANRLDVSNQTASRRLQRLEEADFIDREVVSDGQWITITDAGESALRQEYADYRRIFETPSVVVLEGQVTGGMGEGRHYISLSGYMKQFKDRLGYEPFPGTLNVRLDDDAVRARAGMTALDAVPIDGWEDDERTFGPATCYAASVTVGGDSYEPVHIIVPERTHHDESQLEIIAPDKLRDELDLDDGDAVTVRVEEAEYE
- a CDS encoding DUF7563 family protein; translation: MSQCNHCDAFVSNNFVRVFGDEDGNVYACPSCSANAGISQVSSERRASSL
- the ribB gene encoding 3,4-dihydroxy-2-butanone-4-phosphate synthase; translated protein: MSRTAESTGDFDAVSRVLDAFRAGEPVLVHDFDDREGETDLVYPAGAVGSADVARMRNDAGGLVCVALPNDVSESLGLPFMDDVLDHPAASSHDLAYDSRSSFSFTVNHRDSFTGITDRDRAMTISRLAPVAEAARAGEYDADDFGGEFRAPGHVHLLRGAPNLLSDRQGHTELGLALADEAGISPAVVVCEMLDDETGAALPKDAARDYADRHGFAFVDGDGLIDELV